The nucleotide window AAAGCATATTCTGGTCTTGGAAAAAGGTCATGAAATTGGTGGAGGGAATTCTCACTATAGTCAGAATTCTCAAACTCTCCACGAAGGAGATATTGAGACGAATTATAGTTTGGATAAATCTACAGAAGTGGCATTTGCTACGAACATTACAAAAACTTACTTGGGTAAATTTTCTCCAGAAGCATATCGGCTGGATCAGAAGATGGTCATTGGAGTAGGAGAAAAAGAAGTATTGGAGTTAGAGAATCGTTTTGCTACGATAAAACATCTTTATCCTAAACTAAAGAAGATTGGTAGAGGGGAAATCAAAAAGTTGGAGCCAAATGTTGTAGAAGGTAGAGACGGAAGAGTTCCATTGTCTGCGCTATATACCGAAGGGTATACAGTAGACTTCAAAAAGCTCGCCAAATCTTTTCTGAAACAGTCTATTGCGTCTGGAAAAGACGTAACAGTTAAGCTCACTACTGAGGTACAGAAAATAAACAAGATAAAAGGCGGGTATAGATTGCTCACAAATTTTGGAAGTTTCACTACTAGGACGGTTGTGTTTATGGCCGGAGGGTATAGTTTAAAATTCGCTAAAGAATTGGGCTATGCTAAACACTGGGCTATCTTGCCTGTAGCAGGAAACTTTTATTTTTCCAATGAGCTTTATTTGCTCAAAGGAAAAGTGTATACAGTTCAAAAACCAAAGTTACCATTTGCTGCAGTGCATGGTGATGTTGAGATAAATGACTCATCGCTTGTGAGGTTTGGCCCTACTGCGAAAGTATTGCCTCTGCTTGAACGACGAAAGGGAATAGAGAGTTTATATCCTTTTCTGAAAACTTCGGTCTGGACTATGAAGGGTATGATTAGTTTATTTAAAATAATTTCAGACAAGACTTTGTTCTTGTATATTTTGAAAAACTTTTTATACGACATGCCTTTGATTGGTAAATACTTTTTTTTACAACAGGCAAGAAAGGTTGTGCCGAAGCTTCAATACAAAGACCTGTATTTTTCTAAAAAAGCCGGTGGAATTCGCCACCAAATATTGAACACAGAGATCGGTGAGCTCGAGATGGGTGAAGCCGAGATATTTGGTGAAGATATAATATTCAACATTGCGCCATCGCCTGGTGCTAGTGTTTGCCTGAAAAATTCATATGACTATGCAAAAAAGGTCGTTGAATTTTTCGAGGGAGAATTTATCTTCGATGAAGAAGCCTGGGACGAGATTTATTCTAAAAAAGAAGAACTCGTTTCATAAATTTAAAAAGCAGGAAACCCCTGCTTTTTCTTTTTTTTGCGGGCCCAAGAGGATTCGAACCTCTGTCGTCGGTTTTGGAGACCGAAATTCTACCACTGAACTATAGGCCCTGATGCAAGAGAGTATACATTAAATACTTTGCGTTTAAAAGTCTTTTTATTTTTTCTTAAACCAAGTTCTTTGTCTCTTTACATACTGCCAAGTTGATTTTTCTAGCTCTATAATCATTTCATTTTTCGATATTTTTCCTTGTAGATGAAGCGCGACGTATCTGCACTCGAGACCTAGTTCGTCCATACGCTTCCAAGATATTCCAGAGTCATGGAGTTTTTTTGCTTCGCGAATCATGCCGGCTTTTAGTCTTTCAAGCAGGCGAGTGCGTATATTAGCTTTTAGGATTTCATCGGGTAAATCTATATATACATCAAATACTTCGTATTTTGCTTTAGTTTCTAGCTTGGGGACTTTACCAAGAGCGGTTGCAATCTCGATTGCTCTTATTAGTCTTACTCGGTTTTTAGTGTCGATTTTTTCGTATCTTTTTTTATCAAGTTTCTTGAGTGTTTCGCAAAGTTTCAGAGTTGAATATTTTTCAAGTTTTTTTCTTAGAGTATTGTTTGGTGGCACTTCTGGTAGTACTACTCCTTTTGTAATCGCATCAACATAAAATCCTGTACCTCCTACAAGTACCGGCAAGTTACCGCGTGCATGTATAGCATTGATCGCTTGCTCTGCATCTTTTTTGAAATCTGAAACTGAATATACTTTTTTAGGATTTACCACACTCAACATATGGTGGGGGATTTTACCCATTTCTTTTTTTGTAACTTTACCCGAGAGTAAGTCTAGTCCTCGGTATACTTGCCTAGAGTCAGCAGACACAATCTCACACACAACACCTTTTTTGTTTAGATATTTAGCTAGCACAATACTAGCTCCAGTTTTTCCTGAAGATGTAGGGCCAGTTATAGAGATTATGGGTAGTTTTTTTACTTGCTTTTTTAGCATATATGTGGTATAATACTCGCAAATCTTTTAAGTATGAAAAAGAAAAAAATAATATCTTTAGGAATCATTTTTGCGATTATCATTATCTTTATGATAATAGGCTCTCGCAAGAGCAAGGGTGAAAATGAAAATGTAAAACCAGAAGTGGACAGAATTACTGTTCATTACAAGGATTACATTAACATGAAACCTACGCTTTCGTACAGTAACGTGTACGACGAACCAGAGTTCGATAATCTAAAAATGATCGGCTCTGTGGGAAAATATGGCGTGTACGGAGACCTGGGAAAAGCTCTTCGCACATGGCGCTTTGAGAATATCACGAGCGCAGTTGAAGATAGATACAATCTTCCTTGTCACCTTATTTTGGCCATGATTATGGAAGAGACCAATGGTGTTGATCTGCTACCAAATGGAAGCGGAGATGGTGGATATGGACTCTGTCACATGCAACCACCGGTGGCCAGTCAGTTTGGTCTAAGTGTATACAAGGACTGCAAAGGTATGGTTTGCAACGGAAAAGATAAAAGAAGTTGTAAGTCTAGAGATGGGCAATCTCTAAATCATGCCGCTGAATTGAAAAATATTCTCGTGCAAAACAATTATGACCGTAAAAAAGTCATAAAGTACGACGACAGGCTGCATCCAATCCTAAACATCGACGCAGTTGGTCGTATGATTGCAAGTTATATGGATGGTCCACGAATAGAAGGATGTGGTCCACTCAGAACTGCAATCTGTAGATATGCTGGTAGATATAACTACGCTTCGTATTGGAAGGATGTACGTAGAAATATGAAGCTACTAAGTGACCCTGTTTTTATGAAAAAAGTTGAGGATGCTTTCAATAAAGCCAATCCAAACTTAATAGTAAATGGGGAAGAAGGCGACTTTGATATGTACATAGATATATCACAGAACCAGGCATACAACTACGGCCTGGAGGAATATATAAACCTTCCGAAGTTCTTGCCCAAGAATTCAGAGATTGTACTCGCTACAATAGACGATTTCTAAAAAATAAGAAAAACGCTCCAAATAGGAGCGTTTTATTTTTGTGTTGACTATGTAGATATAAAGGTGTAGTTTGTTAAAAAACGAATGTTATGTACGGAAAATTAAAAAATGATTTTTTTGAAAAGAGAACTCTCACGGATCTTCTAAATGAACTAATGAGTCACGCTAGATCAATTGATCACAAGAGACAGATAGTCTCATACATAGAAGAGAATTATTTTAGTCCTAATAAAAACTTGATTGAATCAAAAAGGAGATTGGAGGAGCAAGATTTACCAGAGGTTATGAAAAAGAATATTTTATCTGCTCAAAAAACAGCCGTCAGCATGGCGGCCTCACTTATGCAACTTGATTCTATAAATGGTATAGCAGATATTGATAAGATTTTTAATCAAATGAGGGAAGTTCATGGCCAAGAAGCTCCTTCTCAGGATTATGAGGTCTAAAGTTTCTGGCTATTGACAAAAAAATCGCCATATGCTATACTGCCCAAGTACTAAATACAGCGAATGAACCCATACTACGTAGGAGCCTTCAGGTTCTACGAGGTGGTAATCCAGCTGTTGTTCTTTTTTAAAGGATCAATGCGATGCACTTATTGCTACGCAAAAGATCCTGTTGCGCGAATCTTGAAATCAATGCAACAAACAACATCTGGTTAGACTGCCTGTTTAACCTGAAGAATTTAGATGCACATCCCCACACCGCCCTCTGTAAAAAGAGACATAGTGTGGGGATTTTTTATTGACAAAAAATACAATCAAGATATATTTAGATTAAACAAATTGTATCTTTATGAGGAGAAATATACTGCCGGCAGAATTCTTCCAATCGAGGAGTTTTGAAGACTTACTTCTTATCTTAATTAGATCTACTTATACAGACGAAGAAAGACGGCAAATAATTGATTATATTCTCGAAAATTATTCAGAGAAAAAAATGATATCCGCTCTTGGTATTATGCCGACTCCTCTGGAACACATGCGCACACACCGTCTTCCAGAACGTTACAAGAAGGGTGTTAAGCTTGTTGATTTAATACAGGATTTGGTCTCGGGTAATATCAGTCAGTCCGAAAATGTAGATATATATAATTTTTTTCTTTATAATTTCAAAACCCCGTCTGAAGTTTTAGAAGATGCTTATAGTAAAGTCGATGCAGATTTTAAAATTTCAAGAGAAGACGAAGAGATGAAGAAGTTTGCGATTCTCATAGCAATGTCAGTCATCCAGGAACTTGGTAATGCAGTTCAGAGCAATACAATGAATTCTGATACAAATATCAGATTTATTGTGAACAAGAATTTGGAGAAGTTTGAGGATTTGAAAAAGAGAAAAGAAAGAAGAGTTTCTGTAAGAAGAAAGACATAATAAAACCTCCCAGAAATAGGGAGGTTTAGATTTTATATATTTGAATATTGTGCTAATATATTTTTGAAATTGCCCGGGTGGCGGAATGGTAGACGCAAGGGACTCAAAATCCCTCGATGGCAACATCGTGAGAGTTCAAGTCTCTCCCCGGGCACCAAATAGAAAATAATCCGAAAGGGTTATTTTTTATTTGGTCAAGAGACTTGAAAACCGGAGTGCGACGGCACGAGGTGGGGTCGCGGGATTTTTCAGCAGAAAAATACCCGTGACCAAGTCTCTCCCCGGGCACCAAATAGAAAATAATCCGAAAGGGTTATTTTTTATTTTTTGCCGAAGTATATGTTTTTCTGTTACAATACTCATCATGCAAGGACGTTATGAAAATTCTATATTTTTTATTGATGTAGACAAGATTGAACCAAATCCGTATCAGCCAAGACGTGACTTCGAAGAAGGTCCACTACAGGACCTGGCTTCCTCTATACGTCAGTATGGTGTGCTACAGCCCCTAGTTGTATCACGTGTTGAAGATATTACCGATGATGGTGGTATGGTCACAAGGTACGAGCTTATAGCCGGAGAGAGACGTCTCAGAGCTTCCAAGATTGCAGGGTTGATCCAGGTGCCTGCGATTATTAGAGTAGGTGATGACTCGATGGCAAAACTAGAGCTCGCTATCATAGAAAACCTGCAGCGCGAAGATTTGAATGCAGTAGATCGAGCTAGAGCTTTTCTTAAACTTCAAGATGAATTCAAATTTACTCATGCTCAGATTGGGGCAAAGATGGGTAAGAGTCGTGAGTATGTTTCAAATACAATGCGCTTACTTGCGCTTCCTCAAGAAATATTAGATGCATTGTCTGGTGGAAAAATTACAGAAGGTCACACAAGAGCACTCCTGATGCTTTCTGATAGAGCAGAAGAGCAGGCTGTGTTGTTCAAGGAGATTATTTATAAAAAAATAAACGTTCGTGATGCAGAAAAATATGCACGCAAGATTGCTGTTGAGCGAATTAGAAACAAAGAATATATTCCTGATCCAGAGATTGTTGAGATGGAATCAAAACTACAAGAAGCCTTGGGTACTCGAGTCCATATAGAGAAAAAGGAAAATGGGGGATCTATAACAATAGACTTCTTCACAAACGATGACCTACAATCTATTTTGGCAATGATAAAAGAGACAGAGAACAGGCCTACATTGTCCATGCTTGATAATTTTATAGCAAAGACAGATAGTACAATTGACGAGAATCTGAATAATGGAGTAGAACTCTCTCCTGTTATGGTAGAAAAAATAGACTCAATACCAGATGACTTGCCTGTAGAAGAAATCGTTTTGGAAGAGAAAGTAGAGGAGGTGTCTGAAGATGATTCAGATTTGTATAATATAAAAAGTTTTTCAATATAAGAAAAATCCCCTCTGGGGATTTTTTATATTGTATTTATAATACAGAAATTATGATGTCTTATTTCCCCCCAAAAGATAGGAATTTTGAAAGCAGACTATTTTCGCGTAAATATTTTTGGATTCTGTGGCGAGCAAGTGTAGTCTTTGCATAATCAAGCCACTTGCTTGAAGGATTTACATCTTTTTTTGTAGTCACTTCTACTATGTCTCCACTTTTCAATTTTGTGGATATAGAAACGAATTTATTGTTTACTTTTGCTCCAGCTATATGATCACCAATATCACTATGTATTGCATATGCAAAGTCCACAGCACAAGATTCTTCTGGAAGATCTATAATGTCACCTTTTGGTGTAAATACGAAAACCCGATCTTTGAAGAAATCACTTTTTAAGGATTCTAGGAAATTCTCGGAACCGTTTATATTCATCTCAGCATTGCGTAGTTCTTCTACCCAAGGATATTGAAGTGCAATTTTATTTTTCTTTGTTTTGTTTAGATTTTCTTTGTAGGCAAAGTGTGCGGCAATACCGTACTCTGCTTGCTCGTGCATATCTTTGGTGCGGATTTGTATTTCCACTACTCCACCTGTACCTGTAAAAATAGTAGTGTGTATACTTTTGTACCCGTTTGGTTTTGGAGTTGCAACATAGTCTTTTATTCTGCCGGGTAGGGGTTTCCATAATCCGTGTATTATGCCCAAGACCTGGTAACATTGTTCTATGTTTTCTACAATAACTCGCACGGCGATAATATCGTAGACTTTGTCGATATCCATCTCATATTTCTGCATTTTTTTATAAAGTGAATACAAATGCTTCACTCTTTGGTCGACAGAAACATAATTTAAACCCTGCATTTTGAAATTCTTTTTCAAAGCACGTTCTACTTCTGTAAGATATTTTGCATTTACTTCCTTTTTTTCTTTTAGAAGTTCAACAACCAACGCATGCTCTTTTGGGTATGCATAGGGGAATGCTGCGTCTTCAAGTTCACCCTTGAGCTTACCCATACCGAGTCGGTTTGCTAGTGGTGCATATATTTCAAGAGTCTCAAGTGCAATGCGCTTTTGTTTATCAGGGCGTAGATGTGAAAGGGTTTGAATATTGTGTAAACGATCGGCAAGCTTTATAACAATTACGCGCAAATCTTCAGCCATTGATACAAAGAATTTTCGCATGTTTTCTACGTTACGTTCTACTCCGCGGTATTTTAATTTTCCTAGCTTTGTAATTCCGTGAACAAGAAATTGTATTTCCTTACCAAAAATTTTCTCCAAGTCTTCTTCGGTTACTTCGGTATCTTCGACAGTATCGTGAAGTAAGCCTGAGGCTATAACAGTACTACTCATACCCAAATCTGCCAGAGTAATAGCTGTAGAATATACGTGATTGAAATAGGGTTCTCCACTAGCCCTCTTTTGAGGTAGATGGGCTTTTTCTGCGTATTCATATGCACGAGTAATAAGCTCAATATCTTTTTCGTTTGGGCTATTTGTGTGCTTTAGTAGCTCCTTTAAGCTTGGCATATATAAACTATATCCTATAAATATTTTTTTGACAAAAAAGATTTATAGTGTTAGATTTTTTAAAATTGTTTTTATGAATATATACATAGCCAGGCATGGCGAAAATGAAGATAATGCAAAAGGTATTCTAAATGGGCATCGTGACCTACCTCTTACAGATAAGGGATATGAACAGGCAAGGATTCTTGCAGGTAAAATAAAAGAAACCCAGATTAATTTCGACGTGGTCTACTCATCTCCACTTGAGCGAGCGTATGAAACAGGGAGAGTCATAACAAGAGTATTGCGTTTGATGAATCCAGTAGTCCATCCTCTATTGATCGAAAGAGACTTTGGTGTTATGACTGGACTCAAGGCCAGTCAAATCGAAGAAGTATGTGGAAGCCGTATTATTAAAGGGGAACACATCACATATTTCCTTGATCCACCAGAAGCTGAAACATTTCCTGACCTGATGGTTCGAGCAAGAGAATTCTTGGATTTTTTGCAAGAAGTTCATAGCGAGAATGAGAATATCTTGCTTACTTGTCATGGAGATATTGGCAAAATGATTTACGCAGAATTTTACGGTCTTGATTGGGAGGATGTTCTTGTAAATTTCCATTTTGGAAATTGCGACTTACTTTTGCTATCTAAAGATTCTCCAAAAGAAGATGTTCACGTGTTTGAATTCAAGCATTAAAGCAAAATCCCGCATGACTTGCGGGATTTTTATTTGTGTGGTATGGTTGGAAAAAATAATATATGGAAAAATTTGTTATTTCCCATGAGAACGTCATGGAAGTGTCTAAATTAGTAAACAAGGCACTTGGTAGAGGTTTTGACATCAGTGGTATTTGGGGACACTCACTTTTGAGTGGTGAGTATGTTGGGATGACTCACAATATCCCAAAGCTTGATACAAGTAATGTGAACGACGGGAAGCATTATGCATACAACGGCGTCCAGATGAAGTTTCAAAAGGCAAGAGTTGAAAATGCCGATGCTAAATCACTTGCAGAGATTGCTAAGTACATTTCACAGGGAAGCTCCGAAAGTATCCATTCCGTATTTGAAGGAGATGTTGTGATAATAAACAGGGAAAAAGTTTATTTTATTTCCCCTGGCGGGCCGAAGAAAAAAATCGCAGCTCTCGTCCCTTCTGTTGGGCTAAAATAAAATATACTTTACCTAGCAAAATCCCGCATGACTTGCGGGATTTTTATTTGTGTGGTATGGTTGGAAAAAATTAATAATGGAACAAGCGTTTACGGACTTCAATTTCTTCATTAAGATGGTGGTTATTTTATTTTGGTATTCAGCTCAGCTCTTCATAACTTTTCATTTTTTGAAAAAAATGAAAGAAGAGGCTGGAACAAGTGCGGAAAAATATTTTAGTAGCCCGCAATTCCTCCGGTCCAAGAAATTGAAATTCATTGTGACCATAATTGCTCTTTTTGTTCTTATAATTATTTTCCTTTTGGAAATTTATTTTGACCTAGAAAGAATGATTGTTTTGCAGCTGGTGTTTATATTATTTGCATACTTGGATCATAGGTCATGGAAAGACCTTCAGGAAAGATATAAAAAAATATAAATAAAAAAAATCCTTTGTTTGATCAAAGGATTTTTCTTTTGGCTTATTTATTGAGTTTGTGAGGATTGTGATTTGGGCAAGATTTATTACTACAACGTTCCGGTATCGTTTTAGGTCACAAGTCAATAATTCTTCGTCAAGAATTATTGCTCGCGACCCCGACTCGCGGTTTCTGTTGCTACAGAAACATCGCTCCGTCCGACGAAGACGATTATAAATGCAAATAAATTTGCATTTATTTAACTGGCTTATTTAGTTTATCTGGGCGGTGGTTAGGACACTTATTGTTACTGCAACGTTCAGGTATCGTCTTCGTCCCTTCCATCATAAGGCTTCCGCACATATCACAGATACGGCCTGTCGGTTTTGCTTTGATTGCGTTTTTACAATCTGGATAGTTTGAGCAAGAATAAAATATTCCAAATCTTCCTTTGCGCTCCATCATCTCACCTTTTTTACAAACCGGACATTCTACGCCAGTCATCTTTTTCTTGCGCTCTTCTTCGTCTTCTTTTATAAATTTACATTTTGGATAACGTGAGCAAGATATAAACATTCCAAAACGCCCTTCGCGTATTACTAGTTTTCCACCGCCAGATTTTGTAAGTTCCTTTTGTTTACCATCTTTATCTGTTCCGCAGAGTGGGCAAGGTTCTCCAATTTCTTTTGGCCCTTCCATGATTTTACCTTCAATAGTTCTTCCACCCATACAGTTTGGAAAATCTGCACAAGAAAGAAATTTTCCGTTCTTTCCTAGCTTTATGTACATTTCTTTGCCGCACACTGGGCAAGGGAATTCTTTTGGTCCAGCTCCTAGGTTTGTAATCTTATCTATTTTGTCTTTTGCTTTTACATCTTTTGTAAATGGCCCATAGAAATCTTTTAGAGTTTTTACATATTCTTTTTTACCTTCGGCAATATCGTCGAGATTGTCTTCCATATCTGCAGTAAATGTATCTGATATGTAGTCCATAAAGTTTGCTTCAAGAAAACTTGAAACTACATCACCTGTATCAGTAGGGAAAAGTGTACGGCCTTCTTTTGTTACATATCCGCGCTCTTCGATTGTGCGCATGATTGATGCATATGTAGACGGGCGTCCTATACCGCGAGATTCAAGTTCTTTGACTAGTCCAGCTTCAGTGTATCGAGATGGAGGTTGTGTTTCTTTTTCTGTACTACGTAAGTCCACAAGTGTTATGGTCTCTCCAATAGAAACTTTTGGTAGCTCTACATCTTCTCCTCGAGCGTCTGTATCTACAGTGAGCCATCCTGGGAAAATAACTCGTGATCCATTTGCAGTGAAGTCTGGAATATCACTATCGATATTTGCTGTAATTTTTGTACGCAACACTTTTGCATCTACCATTTGTGAAGAAACAGCTCTTTCCCAGATTAGGCGGTATAGTTTTTGCTGTTCTTCGGTGGAGCCTTCGCGAAGATTTTCAACATGAGTCGGGCGGATCGCTTCGTGAGCCTCTTGAGCGTTTTTGGATTTTGTTTTATAAGTATGAGCTTCGGCATATTCTTTTCCATATTTTTTTGCGATAAGAGCAAGTATCTGATCTTGTGCTTGTTTACTAAGATTTGTCGAATCTGTACGCATGTACGATATGTGTCCAGCTTCATAAAGTTTCTGTGCGACTTGCATAGTGCGGGATGGAGAAAATCCAAGACGAGTTGAAGCAACTTGCTGAAGTGTTGAGGTAGTAAAAGGTGCACGTGCTGATCTTTTTTGTTCGGTTTCTTTTACGTCTGTTACTTTCCAAGTTCCTTTTTTACCTTCTGCAAGAATTTTGTTTACTATTTTCTCATCACGAGGTTCTTCTACACACGAAAGGGTTAGAGCTTCTTTTTTTGAAGTTTTAAAATCTCCATCAATAACCCAGAATTTTTCAGGAATAAAAGCACGAATCTCACGTTCGCGTTCCATTATGATACGAAGTGCAGGGGATTGCACTCGTCCAGCTGAAAGTCCATAACGAACCTTTTTCCAGATAAGTCCTGACAGATCGTAGCCGACAAGTCTATCCAATACTCTACGAGCTTCTTGGGCTTTTACAAGTTTTTCATCTATATCACGAGGGTGCTTGAGAGCTTCCTCGATTGCTTCTTTTGTGATTTCATTGAAAGCTACGCGCTTGATATCACTCTTCACTTTCTTATCTGCATCTAGAATTTGTTTTATATGCCAAGAAATAGCCTCTCCTTCACGGTCCGGGTCAGTTGCAAGTATTATAGAATCAGCTTTGTGTGCAAGGGTCTTTAGTTCACTTATGACTTTTTCTTTACCAACAGAATTTTCATAGTGTGGTACAAACCCAGCTTCTATATCAATAGCTTTTTTATTTGATTTTGGAAGGTCTCGAATATGTCCAACAGACGCGCGAACAGTGTACTTGCCGTCCAAGTACTTTTCTATAGTCTTTGCTTTTGATGGTGATTCGACGATTAAGAGTTTCATATATTTATTACTTATTTATATAAACACAATAAGTATGTTGCTAAATTAGTACCACGCTTCAATTTTTTTAGCAAATTTGATAATTTTAATTTTAAATTCTTATGATCTCTCCGAACTCTTCTTTTATAAGACCTTTTATCTCCAATACTGATAATATGGAGTTTATTTCTGTAACGGATTTATCTATGGTGCGCAGAACTTCGTCACGTGCTTTTGGTTCACTTAAAAATTCTAAAATTATCTTTTCGTCCTGAGAGCAATCTTCCAATTCACGGTTTATATCCTCTTTTTTCTCAACAGAAAAACCTAAGGCTTCTAATAGTTCGTTGGAATTTGTTATAGGTGTTGCACCAAGTCTAATCAACGAATTTGTTCCTTTTGATACAGGAGAGAATATAGAGCCCGGGACCACTAAAACATCTCTATTGTATTCAGTAGCAAGACGCGCGGTTATGCGAGTTCCTGATTTTTCTTCAGCTTCTATTATTAGCACAGCTTTTGATATTCCGGCCATTAGACGATTGCGTCTTGGGAAGGTCCATATAGCCGCAGATTGTTCTGGCTCAAATTCAGAAACAAGACATCCTCCTTGTGTAATTATGCTATCCGCAAGACCTCTATTTGAATACGGATAAAGATTTTTATTTGAAAGCCCTGATCCAGGGAAGGCTACTGTCTTTAATCCAGCTCTCATGGCGGCTTTATGTGCGATAGTGTCTATACCAAGAGCAAGTCCTGAAACTATAACAATAGGGTATCCACGGAGTCCTTCTATTAGCATTTCACAAGCATCGCGTCCATAGCTTGTGTATTTTCTAGAGCCGACAATTGTTAGATATATAGAACCAATAGGTGGTAACTTGCCTTTGATGTAAATTTTTTTAGGTGGCTCTGGTATTTCATTCAGGCCGAAAGGGAAGTCTTCTTTTTTTAGTTCTTCTATATTTTCCATATGTTTACTTGCTTTGAATATTTTTATACAATTATAAAAAATTATAGCAGATGGTAAAGAGAATAGATGTTACCCCTTTTCCAAAGAAGAAACTTGAGAGGTTAAATGGAACTAATAATATTGATTTTGTTGAAAATGATGGATGGGTTGGGTTCTTGATTCAAATAGAATTTGAAGATGGAAGAATTTTAGAAGAAAGAACTTCTGCTCCGCTCAATTCTGAAACAGAACTTACACCAGCTTATTATTTTACAGTTGGAGTACAGATGCTTGCTTCTATTATTGGCGCTGAATACAGCTTCGTTCATCACAAGAAAGATTTTACAAAATTAGGAAACCTACAAGAGGACTATGAGAATTAAAGCTCTAAAGACTAGAGCTTTTTTATTTTGGAATATTTTGTTATAGTTTTAAAATGCTAGACATAAAATTCATCCGTGAAAATCAAGATATTGTAAAACAGGCTATTTTAAAGAAAAGGGCATCTGTCGATATAGACGAGCTTCTTTCTTTGGATGACAGAAGGCTTGAGTTATCTAAAGTGTGCGAAGGTCTACGTGCAGAGCAAAATCTTGCTTCAAAACAAATCGCTGTAGAACGTGATGAAAATAAACGTGCTCAGATGATTTCTGAAATGAAATTGATCAAAGATGATTTTGAAAAGAATGAAGTTAGTCTGAGAGAGATAATGGAATCTTGGCAAAAAATAATGCTTACAATTCCAAATATTCCTTCTGTAGATACTCCCGAAGGAGAAGATGATAGTGCAAATGTGGTAATAAAAGAATGGGGTCAGAAACCAGAATTTTCTTTTACACCAAAGGAGCATTTTGAAATTGGTAAAGCGTTAGGAGTTATAGACACCGAGACTGCGACTGAAGTAGCTTCATCTAGATTTGCATATCTAAAAGGTGATCTTGTCTTGATGCAGTTTGCATTGATACAAATGTGTTATGAATTGCTCGGCAACAAAGAAGTTCTTTC belongs to Candidatus Nomurabacteria bacterium and includes:
- the topA gene encoding type I DNA topoisomerase encodes the protein MKLLIVESPSKAKTIEKYLDGKYTVRASVGHIRDLPKSNKKAIDIEAGFVPHYENSVGKEKVISELKTLAHKADSIILATDPDREGEAISWHIKQILDADKKVKSDIKRVAFNEITKEAIEEALKHPRDIDEKLVKAQEARRVLDRLVGYDLSGLIWKKVRYGLSAGRVQSPALRIIMEREREIRAFIPEKFWVIDGDFKTSKKEALTLSCVEEPRDEKIVNKILAEGKKGTWKVTDVKETEQKRSARAPFTTSTLQQVASTRLGFSPSRTMQVAQKLYEAGHISYMRTDSTNLSKQAQDQILALIAKKYGKEYAEAHTYKTKSKNAQEAHEAIRPTHVENLREGSTEEQQKLYRLIWERAVSSQMVDAKVLRTKITANIDSDIPDFTANGSRVIFPGWLTVDTDARGEDVELPKVSIGETITLVDLRSTEKETQPPSRYTEAGLVKELESRGIGRPSTYASIMRTIEERGYVTKEGRTLFPTDTGDVVSSFLEANFMDYISDTFTADMEDNLDDIAEGKKEYVKTLKDFYGPFTKDVKAKDKIDKITNLGAGPKEFPCPVCGKEMYIKLGKNGKFLSCADFPNCMGGRTIEGKIMEGPKEIGEPCPLCGTDKDGKQKELTKSGGGKLVIREGRFGMFISCSRYPKCKFIKEDEEERKKKMTGVECPVCKKGEMMERKGRFGIFYSCSNYPDCKNAIKAKPTGRICDMCGSLMMEGTKTIPERCSNNKCPNHRPDKLNKPVK
- the dprA gene encoding DNA-protecting protein DprA — protein: MENIEELKKEDFPFGLNEIPEPPKKIYIKGKLPPIGSIYLTIVGSRKYTSYGRDACEMLIEGLRGYPIVIVSGLALGIDTIAHKAAMRAGLKTVAFPGSGLSNKNLYPYSNRGLADSIITQGGCLVSEFEPEQSAAIWTFPRRNRLMAGISKAVLIIEAEEKSGTRITARLATEYNRDVLVVPGSIFSPVSKGTNSLIRLGATPITNSNELLEALGFSVEKKEDINRELEDCSQDEKIILEFLSEPKARDEVLRTIDKSVTEINSILSVLEIKGLIKEEFGEIIRI